The Candidatus Equadaptatus faecalis genomic sequence TTTCGGCGAATTTTTCACCGACAGGCTTCAGCGAGCATTTTGGATCCGCAACGCCTTTAGGTCTTCCGAAATGAGACAGCAGGGAAACTCTCGCGCCCATATCTATAAGCGCTTTAATCGTAGGGATGTGCGACTCAAGGCGCGTAACGTCGGTTACCTGTCCGTCCTGCATTGGAACGTTGAAATCTACCCTTACAAGAACCTTCTTTCCTGCCACGTCAGACGGCGTGAAGGTTTTCAGCCGCATAATTTAGACTCCTTTTGAAAGTATATAATCCGCAAGGTCAACAACTCTGTTGCTGTATGCCCATTCGTTGTCATACCACGAGAGGATTTTTATCATGTCGCCCATGACGTAGGTGTGTTCAGGCGCAAACACCGATGAATTGGCGTCTCCGCAGAAGTCCATTGAAACCGTATCCTTTTCGGCATAGCCGAGTATGCCCTTGAGTTTGCCTTCCGAGTATTCTTTCATCGCCGCGTTGATTTCTTCGACCGTTGCCGGTTTTTCAAGCACGGCTGTCAGGTCTACAACGGAAACGTCCGGCGTGGGCACGCGCAGCGCAAAGCCGTTGAGTTTGCCTTTGAGTTCCGGCATTACGAGGGAAATGGCTTTGGCAGCCCCAGTCGTTGTCGGGACTATCGACAACGCCGCCGCACGTCCGCGGACAATTTTGGGGCGCGGTATGTCAAGAATGGCCTGGTCATTGGTATATGAATGAATTGTGTTCATAAGACCTTTGACAATACCGAATCTCTCCTGAAGCACCTTGCATACAGGGGCAAGGCAGTTCGTCGTGCAGGAGGCGTTTGAAACGATGCTGTGTTTCGCGGGGTCGTATATTTTCTCGTTGACGCCCATAACTATTGTCGCGTCTTCGTTTTTCGCAGGCGCGGAAATGATGACTTTTTTCGCTCCCGCTTCAATATGAGCCTTTGCCTTGTCGGCATCCGTAAAACGTCCGGTTGACTCTATAACGAGGTCAACGCCCATTTCCTTCCACGGAAGCTTCGCAGGATCCGGCTCCGCGACAGCTTTGATTCTCTGTCCGTTGACAACAAGCGTGTCGCCGTCGAGTTGGACGTCACCCTGAAATCTTCTGAAGGTTGAGTCGTATTTCAGCAGATACGCAAGCGTTTCGGGCGGTGTCAGGTCGTTGATCGCCACAATTTCAAAATTGTTTTCCTTACCGTTCGTAAAGAAAGCCCTGGTCGTAAGACGACCGATGCGTCCGAAACCGTTAATTGCAACTTTGTACTTTGTCATTGCCGTTTCACTCCCTGTTTGTTATTGGACGTAGCGTCCGTTAAATTTTAGTATGCTGTTTATTTGCTCTCAAGGTTCTCGTAAAGCACCCTGAGCATTTCGCCGTGAGCCATTGCGTTCAGAACGTCTCCGTGCGGTTTGTAGGGCATTGTGCCGTCAAAGAATTCAGCTATGCAGCCGAGACCTCCATGACGGAGATGTGAGCTGAACGGGCGTATGAACATCCACGCCACGCGCTTGTTTTCCGGATATGCTTTCGTATATGCCGTAATGAACTGTCCGAGAAGCCACGTCCATGCAGTTCCGCGGTAACGCGCCTTATTGAGCGTTTCCTCGCTGCCTTCGGCGCGGCCCTTGAATTTGTCGTCCTTCGGGTCAAGCGTGCGAAGTCCGTAGGTCGTGTAAAGCGCATCCCAGCAGACGCGGATAATTTTCTTAACAGCTTCTTCGGAAAGCGCCGTGTAAGGAAGCGATGCCGCAAGAATCTGGTTGGGGCGCACGCTTGAACTCTTTTCGGAACCATCTGCAAGTATCCAGTCGCAGAGGCATCCGTGCGCGTTGTCCCAGAACATTTTTTCAAATTCTGCCTTGAATTTGTCCGCCGTTTCCGCGTATTTCTTTTCTGCCGCGGAATCTCCGAGTTCTGCCGCATATTTCTCAGCCGTTCTGAGAGCGTTGTACCAGAGAGCGTTGAGCTCCACAAGGCAGCCTTTTCTCGTAACGACGTTTTTGCCGGAAACGACAGAGTTCATCCAGTGGCGCGCCGGATTTTCACTGTTGATGCTGAGGAACGCGCCTT encodes the following:
- the gap gene encoding type I glyceraldehyde-3-phosphate dehydrogenase translates to MTKYKVAINGFGRIGRLTTRAFFTNGKENNFEIVAINDLTPPETLAYLLKYDSTFRRFQGDVQLDGDTLVVNGQRIKAVAEPDPAKLPWKEMGVDLVIESTGRFTDADKAKAHIEAGAKKVIISAPAKNEDATIVMGVNEKIYDPAKHSIVSNASCTTNCLAPVCKVLQERFGIVKGLMNTIHSYTNDQAILDIPRPKIVRGRAAALSIVPTTTGAAKAISLVMPELKGKLNGFALRVPTPDVSVVDLTAVLEKPATVEEINAAMKEYSEGKLKGILGYAEKDTVSMDFCGDANSSVFAPEHTYVMGDMIKILSWYDNEWAYSNRVVDLADYILSKGV